In one window of Erinaceus europaeus chromosome 17, mEriEur2.1, whole genome shotgun sequence DNA:
- the LOC103117644 gene encoding olfactory receptor 2D3-like: protein MGKENQTTVTEFILLGLSQDPKIQILLFCVFLFIYLLSLSGNLLIIILVQFDSRLHTPMYFFLKNLSFADLCFSTSIVPQMLVHFLVKKKAISFVGCSLQIVVFLLAGCTECSLLAVMSYDRYVAVCKPLHYSAIMTQKVCAQLAIVSWISGTFVCSVDSAFTLCLPYQGQNVINHYFCEPPALLKLASADTYKAEMALFAMGVVILLAPVSLIFVSYWYIISTVIRMQSGEGRLKVFSTCGSHLTVVVLYYGSGIFAYMRPNSKMMSEKDKVISVFYSVMTSMLNPIIYSLRNKDVKGALRKLAGK from the coding sequence ATgggaaaagaaaaccaaacaacTGTGACTGAATTTATCTTGCTGGGACTTTCACAGGATCCAAAGATTCAGATACTGCTCTTCTGTGTTTTCCTGTTCAtctacctcctctctctatctggaaaTCTTCTCATAATAATCCTTGTCCAGTTTGATTCTCGACttcacacccccatgtacttTTTCCTCAAAAACTTATCCTTTGCAGATCTCTGTTTCTCTACAAGTATTGTTCCCCAGATGTTGGTCCATTTTCTTGTAAAAAAGAAAGCCATTTCCTTTGTTGGATGCTCTCTACAGATAGTTGTCTTCCTCTTAGCGGGGTGTACAGAGTGTTCGTTGCTGGCAGTTATgtcctatgaccgctatgtggctgTCTGCAAGCCATTacactactctgccatcatgacCCAGAAGGTTTGTGCCCAGTTAGCCATCGTGTCCTGGATTAGTGGGACATTTGTGTGTTCAGTTGATAGTGCATTTACACTGTGTCTTCCCTACCAAGGACAGAATGTCATTAACCACTACTTTTGTGAACCTCCCGCCCTCCTGAAGCTGGCTTCAGCAGACACTTACAAGGCTGAGATGGCCCTCTTTGCAATGGGTGTGGTCATCCTCCTAGCTCCTGTCTCCCTCATCTTTGTTTCCTATTGGTATATTATCTCCACAGTGATTCGAATGCAGTCAGGGGAGGGAAGGCTCAAGGTATTTTCCACCTGTGGCTCCCATCTCACTGTTGTGGTCCTCTACTATGGCTCTGGAATATTTGCTTACATGAGACCTAACTCAAAGATGATGAGTGAAAAGGATAAGGTCATCTCTGTGTTCTACTCAGTTATGACTTCCATGTTAAACCCAATTATTTATAGCCTGAGGAATAAAGATGTGAAGGGGGCTCTCAGGAAGTTAGCTGGGAAATAG
- the LOC103117643 gene encoding olfactory receptor 2AG2-like, with translation MELWNATLGSDFLLMGILNDSGSPELLCATIAALYMLALTSNSLLILVITVDARLHVPMYLLLGQLSLMDLLFTSVVTPKALVDFLRGDNSISFEGCALQMFLALTLGGAEDLLLAFMAYDRYVAICHPLNYMVLMRPSVCWFMVATSWVLASLSALVHTLYTMHYPFCRARKISHLLCEIPPLLKLACTDTSGYVFLVYVTGVTFLLLPLSAIVTSYTLILFTVLHMPSTEGRQKALVTCSSHLTVVGMFYGAATFMYVLPSSLHNPRQDNIISVFYTIVTPALNPLIYSLRNKEVMGALRRVLGKYIL, from the coding sequence ATGGAGCTCTGGAATGCCACTCTGGGAAGTGACTTCCTATTGATGGGCATTCTGAATGACAGTGGGTCTCCTGAGCTGCTCTGTGCCACCATCGCTGCCCTGTACATGTTGGCCCTGACCAGCAACAGCCTGCTGATCTTGGTCATCACAGTGGATGCCCGGCTCCACGTGCCCATGTACCTCCTGCTCGGGCAGCTCTCACTCATGGACCTGCTCTTCACGTCTGTTGTCACTCCCAAGGCCCTAGTGGATTTCCTGCGTGGTGACAACAGCATCTCCTTTGAAGGCTGTGCCCTGCAGATGTTTCTGGCACTGACCCTGGGTGGTGCCGAGGACCTGCTACTGGCCTTCATGGCTTATGACAGATATGTGGCCATTTGTCATCCTCTGAACTACATGGTTCTCATGAGGCCAAGTGtgtgctggtttatggtggccaCATCCTGGGTCCTGGCATCCCTGAGTGCACTAGTACATACTTTGTACACCATGCACTACCCCTTCTGCAGAGCCCGGAAGATCAGCCACCTGCTCTGTGAGATTCCTCCTCTGCTGAAGCTGGCCTGTACAGATACATCCGGATATGTGTTCCTGGTGTACGTGACAGGTGTGACCTTCCTTTTGCTGCCACTTTCTGCCATTGTTACTTCCTACACACTGATTCTGTTTACTGTGCTGCACATGCCCTCCACTGAGGGCAGGCAGAAAGCCCTTGTCACCTGTTCTTCCCACCTGACTGTGGTTGGAATGTTCTATGGAGCTGCCACGTTCATGTATGTTCTGCCCAGTTCCCTCCACAACCCCAGACAGGACAACATCATCTCTGTCTTCTACACAATTGTCACCCCTGCCCTGAACCCTCTTATTTACAGTCTGAGGAATAAGGAAGTCATGGGGGCCTTGAGGAGGGTTCTGGGGAAATACATTCTCTAG